GCAACGTGCCCGCGCACGACGCCGAGCAGGTCATCTTCGGCTACACCGTCGGCAACGACGTGACCGCACGCGACCTGCAGCGCAAGGACGGCCAGTGGTCGCGCGCGAAGGGCTTCGACTCGTTCTGCCCGCTCGGCCCCTACATCGAGACCGAGTTCGACCCGACCGAGGGCGCGATCGGCAGCCAGGTGAACGGCGAGACCCGCCAGGTCGGCAACCTCAACCAGATGGAGCGCTCGATCGGCACGCTGATCGAGTACGCGTCGAGCATCTTCACGCTGCTGCCCGGCGACGTGCTGCTCACCGGCACCCCCGAGGGCGTCGGCCAGATTGTCGAGGGTGACGAGGTTACCTGCGCGATCGAAGGCATCGGCGCGCTCATGAACCCGGTGACTGCTGCTTAAGTAGC
The Gulosibacter sediminis genome window above contains:
- a CDS encoding fumarylacetoacetate hydrolase family protein; the protein is MKIARFDYQNQLAYGILDEETNELVKLFGDPLYTGFETTDERIPLDEARLLAPVIPRSKVVAFGRNYAAHAAEMGNEVPGEPLMFLKPNTSIVGPGHPIILPKQSEEVHYEAELAVVIGQVARNVPAHDAEQVIFGYTVGNDVTARDLQRKDGQWSRAKGFDSFCPLGPYIETEFDPTEGAIGSQVNGETRQVGNLNQMERSIGTLIEYASSIFTLLPGDVLLTGTPEGVGQIVEGDEVTCAIEGIGALMNPVTAA